Genomic segment of Pirellulales bacterium:
AACTTCACGATCCGACGGCCCATGCCGAAATGATCGCCATCACCCAGGCCGCCGAGGCCCTGGGCTCCTGGCGGCTCGACGGCTGCACGCTGTACGTCACGCTCGAGCCGTGCCCCATGTGTGCCGGCGCCATCCTGCAGGCTCGACTGCCGATGGTCGTGTACGGGGCCCGCGATCCGAAGGCCGGCGCCGTGCACTCGCTCTACCAAATGCTCAGCGATCCGCGGCTGAATCATCGCACCCAGGCCACCGGCGACGTGCTCGCGGGCCCTTGCGGACAGTTGCTCAGCGAGTTCTTCCAGGCTCAGCGCAGACTGGGCAAGAAATAGCGGCGCGGCCCACCGGCGCGGGCCAGGGGCGTGCTTTGCTTGACAGCGCGCTTCTGCCGGCCACATAGTGGGCAGCGCACGACGGGTCGGCAACGCCACCAACGCCTTTCGGAGAGCGCAGCCATGAGTCGCATCTCGCGTCGCGGGTTCTTGCAAGCATCGACCGGGGCGGCCCTTGCCACTGCCGCCGGCGCCACGCTCGGGCAGCCGCGGGCCGCACGCGCCGTTTCGGCCAATGACAAGATCGTGCTCGGCGTGATCGGCCTGCGGGGACGCGGCAGCGCGCTGGCGCCCGATTTCGCCAAGCGGCCCGACTGCGAAGTGGCCTACGTCTGCGATTGCGACACCCAATGGCTCGGCCCGCGCGCCGCGGCGGTCGAGGCGGCACAAGGCCGGGCGCCGAAGCAGGAACAAGACTTCCGCCGGGTGCTCGACGACAAATCGGTCGACGCGGTCGTGCTGGCCACGCCCGACCATTGGCACGCGCTCGGCACGATCCTCGCCTGCCAGGCGGGCAAAGACGTCTACGTCGAAAAGCCCGCGAGCCATTCGCCCTGGGAAGGGCGCAAGATGGTCGAAGCGGCGCGCAAATACCAGCGCATCGTGCAGCTCGGCACGCAGAACCGCAGCGCCCCTTACAACCACAGCGCCAAGGAATACCTCGACTCGGGCAAGCTCGGGCGCATTCACTACGTCAAGGTCTTCAATCAAAAGTCGTGGTCCAATGTGCAGCCGGTCGACGACTCGGCGGTCCCCTCGACGCTCGACTATGACCTCTGGTGCGGCCCGGCGCCGCAGCTCAATTTCAACGCCAACTACGTCAACGCCTGGAACCACTTCTGGCGCTACTCGGGCGGTGACATCATCAACGACGGCGTGCACCAGATGGACCTGGCACGGTGGATGATTGACCGCGATTACCCGAAAAGCGTCTACTCGATCGGCGGGCGGTATGACGAGCCCGGTGCGCTCGAAACGCCCGACACGCAGACGGCGATCTTCGAATACGACCACTTGATCCTGGCGTTCGAGCTGACGCTGTACACGCCCTACATGATCAAGAGCGACATGGAATTGCGCAACAGCCAGGAGCTGTACCCCTACTGGCCGCAAAACGCCGAACGGATCGAGATCTACGGCAGCGAAGGACTCATGTACCTGGGCCGGCACGGGTGCGGCTGGCAGGTCTACGGCCGGCAACAGAAACGTCAGCCACAGGTCGTGGCCCAAGACAACGGGCCCTTCCCCGACCCGGAGCACAAGGAGAATTTCTGCCAGTCGATCCGCTCCCGCGAGCTGCCCAGCGCCGATATTGAAAAAGGGCACAAGAGCACGCTGCTGTGCCAGTTGGCCAACGTCAGCTTGCGGCTCGGCGGCGAAAAGCTGGTGGTCGATCCCCAGACGGAGACCTGCGTCGGCAACGACCGGGCCAACGCCCTGCTGAAGCGCGAATATCGCTCGCCGTGGATCGTGCCGGAGACCGTGTAGCGCGGTGCCGGCGGTCGGCAACTTGAGAAGTCCGGCGGGCCTAGGGGCTGGCCGGTGCCGGCTGCAGATGCTCGTCGAGCCACTGCCAGACCGCGGGATAGTCCTGCATGATGCCGGGCCACCAGGAGTGCCCGCCGCCGGGATGCACGATCAATTTCACCTCGCGCCCGGCCGCGGCGTATTTCTCCGCAAACACCTTCGACTGCTGCAAGGGCACCGTCAGGTCCTTGTCGCCGTGCAACAACAGCACCGGAGGATCGTCGGGCGAAATCTGCTCGATCGGCGAAATGGACCGCAACTGCGCCGGCAGGTCTTCGATCTTGCCGAACATCTCCTGGAACAATTTCGGACGCAGCTTTTCGATCGTCTTGTAGCCTTCGTCGCGGCCGAAGTTCACCAGGTCGGTCGGCGGAAACCAGGCGACGATGGCCTGCGTGCGGCTGCTTTCCCGCTCGATTTCGTCGGGATCGTCCGGGCGGCCGTCGTCGCCGGTGAGCCCGACCATCAGCGACAAGTGCCCGCCGGACGAACCGCTCGTAATCGCCAGCCGATCGGGCGCAACGCCATACCGGGCCGCATGATGGCGCACGAACCGCACGCTGCGGCGAATGTCGTCGACCATCTCGGGCACGAAATAGCGCGGGGCGCTGCCATGCCGGACGACGAACAACGTGTAGCCGCCTTGCAGCAGACCTTGCACCCAGTGCTCGCCCGTGCGGCGCTTGGTGTTCTCGGCCATGACGTTCGATTTGTCCGAGTGCCAACTGCCGCTGGCGACGAGGACCAGGCCCAATCCCTTGGGGTTTCGCTCGGGCGTCAGCACGTCGAGCGTCAGGCCCAGGCCATCCTTGTTGCCGTAGACGACGTCTTCGATGACCTGGTAGGGCACCGGCTCGATTTCGCCTTCCTCGTCGGCACGCGCCCAGCCCGGCAGGCTCCCCAGCAACAACACACAGCACACTCCCCAACCACGCAACTCGAGCACGAAACAGCTCCTCTCGGGTGATGTTCAACTTGATGCAGCGCCGCCGCGGTCGCGCGGACTCGCCTGGCGCGACGCTACGTCGGCAATCATGGCCACGCCATAATAACCTGCCGCGATCAGGGCCATGGCCGAGTAGGCCACCCAATGGCGCAGCAATTCGCCCCGGTCGGAGGGGCCGACGAGCACATTATAGAAGCTGAGCACGCCCACCAGGTGCAGCACGGCGATCGCGGCGGAGAGCACCTGATAGCCGGCCCCGATCCACAACGCCGGCCGCGACCCGCGAATCGTCAGCAACCCCAGGACAAAACACGGTACGTAAAATACGGCGATCACGGCCAACATGCCCAAGGCGATGTCGCGGCGCACGCCCGCTGTGGTCAGTCCACCGGCAAAGGCCACGACGCCGACGAGCGCGAGCATCGTTTGCAGCGCGGTGACCACGAGCATCGTCCAGCCGGCCTCGACGATGCGCCGCGGCCGTCGGGCCCATAGCAGCGCGCGCCGCGCCCAACCCGAGGGTCGGGCCAGCACGGGCTCTCCGCGCAGAAAGCGCCGCAGGTCCTCGGCCAGCTCGTGCGCCGTGGCATAGCGCCAGTGCGGCTCCTTGGCCATGGCCTTCAGGCAAATGCATTCCAGGTCGCGGAGCACGCGGTCGTTGAGCTGCCGGGGCGGCCGCGGTTCCTCGTGCAGCACCTGGTACAACTGCATCCGTACGTTGCCCTGAAAGGGCAGCGATCCGGTGAGCATCTGGTACAGCACCACGCCGATCGAGTAGACGTCCGCACGGGCATCGGCCGTTCCGCCGGCGCCGCGGGCCTGCTCGGGCGACATATACGCCGGCGTGCCGAATACCTGACCTTCGACGGTCACGGTCACTTCGCCCGCGTCGCGCTGCGCCAGACCAAAGTCGGTCACGTGCGGCGCGCCCGTCGCGTCGACCAGCACGTTCGACGGCTTGACGTCGCGGTGGACGATGCCGGCCTGATGCGCGGCGTGCAACACGTCGGCCAATTGGCTGGCCAGGTGCGCGCCCTCGCGGACGCTCGGCGGACGCTGCTCGATTCGCTCGGCCAGCGTTGGCCCGTCGACATAGTCGCTGACGATGTAAACCTGGGCACCATCGCGGCCCACTTCGTGCACGCCGACGATGCCCGGATGGTGTAATTGGGCGGCGGCGCGGGCCTCGCGCAGAAACCTCTCGGCGTCGTCGCCGGTGAGCAGCCCGCGCCGGGGAACCTTGATCGCCACCTGCCGGTCGAGCTGCGTATCGTGCGCGAGCCACACCTGGCCAAAGCGCCCGGCACCGAGCGGGCGCACCAGCCGAAAATGACCGATCATCGCGCCGGGTGCCAGTTCTGGCCCGGCCGCGTCGCCCAGCAGATTGAAGTGATTCGCGCACGCGGGGCAAGCCAGGTCGCGCAACGATTGGTCCACCACCACGTCGAGCGACTCGCGGCAATGCGGACAGCGGACGCGCAGCGGCGTAAGGTTCGATCGGTCGGCACTACGACGCGGATCGACCGTTGCGCAAAGCTCGTCCCAACCATCCGCGAGCACCACCTGGTCGTCGGGAAACCGCGCCAGGTATTCGGCCAACAGCGGCGTCTCGCCCGCGCCGCGACGGTAGGCGCAATCGAGCGCGACCAGTTCCCGCAGCAGGGCCGCGCGCTGATCGTCGCCGAGCGGCAGAAAGTCTTCGACCCGCGGCCTGGAGCCCGACTTCCAGGCGGCCTCGAATTGATCGCACAGCCGGTCGCCGCGCGTGTCGAGGCTCATGATGCGGTCGTGGATTGCCAGAGCCGGCGAATCAGTTGCACCTTGCGCACGATCGTCCGCGGAACACAGCCCAGCCGGGCGGCGATTTCCGTGTGCTCGTAGCCTTCCATCTTCAACAAGGCGATCTGCTGCAAGACCGGGTCGCCCAATTCGTCGAGCAGCCGCTGGAACGTCTCGGCCATTTCGGCCGCAAAGTCGGGCGACGGCAACGGGCTTTGCAACTCGCCTCCGGCGCTCGAACTGACCGCCACCGTGGCGCTCAACTCGCCGGGAAGTTCTTGCGCCGTGGGGCGGCGCTTCTGCCGCCGATCGTGACGATAACGGTTGGCCGCCTTGCGCGCGACGATCAACATCAACAGTCGCCAAAGTGCCTCGCGATCGGCGACGTAGGCAAACTTGCCGGCCTGCGCGCCTTGGCAGAGATCGAAAAAGGCGCTTTGCACGACGTCTTCTTCATCGGCCGGGGCCGAGTCGACGCCGGCCATTCGCTGTCGGGCCAAGCGCACGATCCGCGGCCCGTAGTGTTCCCACAGCCGGGTCGCCGCGTCTTCGTCGCCTTGCTCGAGGTCGCGAAACCAGAGGGTTACTGATCCGCTCGACACGCCGTCGCCCCTCTCGCAATGCAGGGATGAGCCGCCGCGAACGTTCGACCGCATACATCCCCATTTCGAGTATAGCCACGCGATTTCATCGGCGGCAACCAACGACCAGCGGGGGGATCGCAGCACCGTGCCCGGATCAATTCCAGGGTTTTTTCGCGGGGCTTGTCCTCTGGCACCCGCAAATCGTGATTGTAACCCAGGAGAGGGTTGCTGTTCCGCCTGGTCGACAGGAGTCTCGGTCCGGCGGTCGGGACAGGCAGCGACCCTTTCCTCTTTCTCCTCCTGACCACATGACCTTGCGCATGCGTGGTTTCGGGCGGGGAGATGCGGCGAGCTTCGCGCTTGCGCTCCGATTCGCGGGTCCGGGTTCAAATCAACAACGGTTCCTTGATGTCAGCTTTCGCCTTCCTGCCCGATGGGCCGTCGCTACGGCGGCGCACCTCGCCCTGGCTGCCGGTGTTGCTGGGTCTCGTTTCGCTGGGCGGTTCCCCGATGGCGCACGGCGCCATCATGCCGCCCTCGGCGGGCTACGGCGCGGCCGGATCGTTTGGGGTCGAAACGCAATCGTTCGTCAGCCCGCTCAACCGGAGCCAGGACGTCACGGTCTACTTGCCCACCGGCTCCAGCGGCCGGGTACCCGTGCTGTTTTTCGCCCATGGTTTCGACGGGGAGGAACTGGAGGGCTACGACGCGTTGATGCGCCACGAGGCCAGCCGCGGTTACGCCGTCGTGTTCGCACCCTACACCAACCTGGGCTCCGATCAGCTCCTGCGCTATGCCCAGATGTTTTCCGGATACAAGGAAGCGGTGCGGCGATTTGCCGATCGGCTCGATACCACGCGCGTCGGCTTCTTCGGCCATTCGCTGGGCGGCGGCGCCGTACCCACCCTGGCCCGGCAAGGCCTGGTCAACGAGCATTGGGGGAGCAACGGAGCTTTCCTGTACTCGATGGCTCCCTGGTACACGTACGGGCTGTCGCCGCAGGAGCTACGCTCGTTTCCGGCGCACACCAAGATGATCATGGAGATCTATGCCGACGACACGATCAACGATCACCGCATGGCCATCGATATCTTCAAGAACATCAACATCCCCAACTCGGAGAAAGACTTTCTGACCGTCTACTCCGACAGCCACCGCGGCGAGTCGCTCGTGGCCGATCACTTCACGCCGGGTTCGTTGACCAACAATGCCTTGGATTATTACGGCATCTACAAACCGCTCGACGCATTGGCCGATTACGCCTTTACCGGCAGCCTGGCGGCGAAGAGCGTGGCTCTCGGGGGCGGTACCAGTGCGCAGACTTATATGGGTAAGTTCGACGACGGCACTCCGGTGCGCCGCATGTCGGTGACCGACAATCCCGTGACCCTGCGCTCGCAATCGAGCTTTGTGTTCCCGTTCACCAGCCCATTCAATCCGCGGGTGTTGGCGGGCCCAAGCCAACTGTTCGGGGCCGAGTCGAGCCAACTCGTCGCCGTCCCGGAACCTTCGACCCAGGCGCTGGCGAGCGCCGCGGGAGCGGTGGGCGCGTGCTTGGCCTGGGCGCGGCGACGACGCCGGCAGGCGTAAGCGGGCACGCGACCAGCGCGGCCGGCTACTTGAAGCTGGCCAGATACTCGATCACGTCGAGGAATTCGCTCGGCGCCATGCCGGCCGGCAGGCCCTCGGGCATGCTGCTCTGCTTGAGGGTTTCGCGAACGTCGATGTCTTCGACCGCGACGGTGCGCGAATCCTTGCCGTCGAACAACGTGACTTCCTTGGGCGATTCGCTGACGAGCAAGCCTCGGATCACCTCGCCGTCGTTGGTCGCAATCTGGGTCGAGAGATACTTGGCCTCGACCTCGGCATTCGGGTCGATCAGCGATTCGATCAGCTTGACCCGGGTGCGCTTGGGGGCAGTCGTCGGCAGGTCGGGACCGAATTCACGCCCCTGGTCGCCAATCTTGTGGCAGGCCGTGCAGGTGCGCATGAACACCTCGCGACCATGATTGGCGTCGCCCTGCATGTCGGCCAGCGCCTGCATGGCCTTATTGCGCTCTTCTTCGCTGCGGCGCTCCGAACCGAGCAGCAAGCGCAGGTAGGGCACCGCCGCGCCGCCTTTGTTCGACTTGGCGATCAGGCCGGCCAACATCTCTTGGTTCTCCGGGTTGTCGGCGGCGAGCCGGCCCTTGAGAAACGCCTCGCGCCAGACTGCCTCGTTGGCCGCCAAGGCATGTTGCAGCGTGTATTTCGTCCAGTAGTCGAGCGGCTTGGCGGTCGCGGCCAGGATCGCGTCGACCGCTTCGGGGGTCGCGTAAAAGCTCAGCCCGCGCAGAGCCTCGGTCCGCACTCGGGGATGTTCGTCGAGGGCCATGCGGGCCAGCGTGTCGAATGCGCCGGGAACCTCGCCGCGCAGATCGGCGACGATTCGCACGGCCGCGGCCCGGGCCTCGAACCGCTTGGCCGACAGCACGGCTTCGAGCAATTCGGGATCGACCCGGTGAAAGCCTTCTTGGACCCAGAGCGCTTCGCAGCGGAGACGATCGTAATCGTCGGCCGCAGAATCGAGGCCCGCCACCCAACCGCGAACCGCGGCCAGCACCTGCTCCTCGGGTCGGGCCTGAAGCTCGACCCGCACCTGGTTGCGCGTGCGCCATTCATACGCCCGGAATTGCTCGAGCAATTCCGGAATGCTCTTGTCGGCCTGGGTGACCGGCTCCAGCAACGGCCGGGCCTTGTAGACCAGGCGGTAGATCCGCCCCCGCTGGTGGTCGCGGTTGGGATCGCGCTGCGAGTACTGCATGTGTCCGATCAAGGCGTTTGCCCAG
This window contains:
- the tadA gene encoding tRNA adenosine(34) deaminase TadA — protein: MQLALEEARAALVENEVPVGAVIVQEARLIAAAHNQREQLHDPTAHAEMIAITQAAEALGSWRLDGCTLYVTLEPCPMCAGAILQARLPMVVYGARDPKAGAVHSLYQMLSDPRLNHRTQATGDVLAGPCGQLLSEFFQAQRRLGKK
- a CDS encoding Gfo/Idh/MocA family oxidoreductase, coding for MSRISRRGFLQASTGAALATAAGATLGQPRAARAVSANDKIVLGVIGLRGRGSALAPDFAKRPDCEVAYVCDCDTQWLGPRAAAVEAAQGRAPKQEQDFRRVLDDKSVDAVVLATPDHWHALGTILACQAGKDVYVEKPASHSPWEGRKMVEAARKYQRIVQLGTQNRSAPYNHSAKEYLDSGKLGRIHYVKVFNQKSWSNVQPVDDSAVPSTLDYDLWCGPAPQLNFNANYVNAWNHFWRYSGGDIINDGVHQMDLARWMIDRDYPKSVYSIGGRYDEPGALETPDTQTAIFEYDHLILAFELTLYTPYMIKSDMELRNSQELYPYWPQNAERIEIYGSEGLMYLGRHGCGWQVYGRQQKRQPQVVAQDNGPFPDPEHKENFCQSIRSRELPSADIEKGHKSTLLCQLANVSLRLGGEKLVVDPQTETCVGNDRANALLKREYRSPWIVPETV
- a CDS encoding alpha/beta hydrolase, with amino-acid sequence MLELRGWGVCCVLLLGSLPGWARADEEGEIEPVPYQVIEDVVYGNKDGLGLTLDVLTPERNPKGLGLVLVASGSWHSDKSNVMAENTKRRTGEHWVQGLLQGGYTLFVVRHGSAPRYFVPEMVDDIRRSVRFVRHHAARYGVAPDRLAITSGSSGGHLSLMVGLTGDDGRPDDPDEIERESSRTQAIVAWFPPTDLVNFGRDEGYKTIEKLRPKLFQEMFGKIEDLPAQLRSISPIEQISPDDPPVLLLHGDKDLTVPLQQSKVFAEKYAAAGREVKLIVHPGGGHSWWPGIMQDYPAVWQWLDEHLQPAPASP
- a CDS encoding serine/threonine protein kinase, with the translated sequence MSLDTRGDRLCDQFEAAWKSGSRPRVEDFLPLGDDQRAALLRELVALDCAYRRGAGETPLLAEYLARFPDDQVVLADGWDELCATVDPRRSADRSNLTPLRVRCPHCRESLDVVVDQSLRDLACPACANHFNLLGDAAGPELAPGAMIGHFRLVRPLGAGRFGQVWLAHDTQLDRQVAIKVPRRGLLTGDDAERFLREARAAAQLHHPGIVGVHEVGRDGAQVYIVSDYVDGPTLAERIEQRPPSVREGAHLASQLADVLHAAHQAGIVHRDVKPSNVLVDATGAPHVTDFGLAQRDAGEVTVTVEGQVFGTPAYMSPEQARGAGGTADARADVYSIGVVLYQMLTGSLPFQGNVRMQLYQVLHEEPRPPRQLNDRVLRDLECICLKAMAKEPHWRYATAHELAEDLRRFLRGEPVLARPSGWARRALLWARRPRRIVEAGWTMLVVTALQTMLALVGVVAFAGGLTTAGVRRDIALGMLAVIAVFYVPCFVLGLLTIRGSRPALWIGAGYQVLSAAIAVLHLVGVLSFYNVLVGPSDRGELLRHWVAYSAMALIAAGYYGVAMIADVASRQASPRDRGGAASS